From the Gossypium hirsutum isolate 1008001.06 chromosome A02, Gossypium_hirsutum_v2.1, whole genome shotgun sequence genome, the window TTGAACATCCAAGGGGCAAACCAGACCTTGAATGGCTCTCCATTACCATTCAAGGTAAATCCAGGTAAATTCTTTGGACATGGGGTGTAAGTGTGGGACATGAGCTTATTTCCATGTATTCGAAGGGTCCTTGGAGTATTATATCCTTTCACGCATGTCCGAGTATGTATAAATAAGCTGATTGAATTTTCGAACCGGGTTTTGCAGGACCTTTAGATGTCTCCAATTGTATAGCCAAGTGGAAATTTGAAATCAATGCATGGAAAATCTTTTCCAAGATGGAAATACTTATCTACCAACAAGATCAATATGGGAACCTTGTTCCAGGCTTGTCCGAATTCGACGCTGATGTTATCGAGAGCGATACGAATTTGTCTTTACCTGTAACGGATTTGCAGTTCGAAGAAGTAGAACCAGGGGTTCAGCTGTTTTCTTTCAGCATGTCTAAAGCAGGGAACTTCTTGCTCACCATTTCTGATATGAAGCACAACAAAAGCATTTCCTATATGCCATATGCATATACCGTCTTTGTAGGTGTGTTACCTAAATCCTTTTAAGGAAATCTTTTCCGTAATGCAGCTTTTATGTAACCCGGATTCCTTATTTTTCCTAAAGTGCTCATGTTAGACACATATTCGGCAGGTTATTGCGATGGATTCAAGAGTATCATCAATGGGACTGGTTTAAATAGTTCTGTTGCTGGGGAACAAGCAGAGTTTTCGGTTTATTTACGTGATGCCTTCGAATATCCCTCCCCAGTGGAAGTAGAAAGACTTCGAGTAGAAATCAGAAGTGAAACCGATTCCATATCGGTATCACCTACTATATATCCTACACAGATCAGTAATGGTATGCATGTTCAAACAAAATTTACCtacattttggtattttttctcatttcataaacagccttatcacatataggAGAATTGCCTGACATTTCTATGAGCGAAACCAAACTTGCTTCTGCTCCATCTATGGGCCTAAACAACACTGTAAGAACTGCTTCTGTCTGTAAATGCATGCATgtatttatgtatgttatgtttgatattttaaTGACAGTTTGATTCTAAAATCAGCGTCCTCCTGGAAGCTTGAATGTTTGGGCAACTGCATTCAATGTCATGTATACTCCTCAGAAGAGAGGGAtctataaaattcatatattctgCGGAAATATAATCCTAAATGGTGGCAGTCCATTCACAAAGGAAGTAAAACCAGGTACAACTTTTTAGTTTATGTCACTGATCCGAATCCAAAAAGACCCGAACTTGAAAAATTACCACAAGGTGACTAATGGTACAATTTTCTTGGTGACGAATGGTTTTATACTTTGTGACAGGTGAGGTTAATATATCAGTCTCAGGAGTAGTGAAATTTTCTCCCAAGGCACCAAAGCTGGTTAGAAATGAAATAGTAGTACGGCTGCTGGATTCATTTTCCAACCCTGTCATGTCCGAAAATTCGAAGCTAAGTCTAGTGCTTACTTCGGTTAATAAGCCAGGTTTCTCAAACTGGATGTTTGTGGATAACAATGATGGTTCATACATAGGTCACTATCTTGCCATGGAAGTAGGAACTTACGAGATGTGTGTATTGTTCGAAGGAAAGCATTTCTCGCCCTGCCCTTTCACTGTCAACGTGTACGGAAGTAAGTTAGCATTGCTGCAAGCCTGCAGAGCAtcctattttctttttcatatgaTTGAACAAATCTTAGCTTCTAATGTTTGTCAGGTGAATATTTTCCTAAAGCATATGATGATAAAATCTCACTTTGGGAGGATGAATCAATTTTGTTCGATGTATTGGAAAATGATTACTTTGCCGGTGCCAACGCAAGTGTTGTCGAATTCTCGAAAGTAAGACCAAAAAGTTCAGCAATGCCAAATGAAAACATTAACCCTCCAACCCCTCCCTGTTTAACATGCAAtatgttattttctttttgcAGCCAATTCATGGTTCACTTCTACAATATGGAAGGCTATTCAGATATACACCATATAAAGACTATTTTGGGAATGATTCTTTCCGATATACAATATTGGACATTAATGGTAACCTTGCTACTGCTACTGTCAAAATATCTGTACTCACCATTCCACCACAGTTTGTTTCTTTTCCAAGTCAATTGCAGGCAATTGAAGATCTAATAAGTCCGAGATTCGGGTGAAGTTAAGGCTCATATCAgtcaatttacttccatttttATCACTAGAATTGAACTCATATCCTACTGTTTTGCAGTGGTTACAATGGATTTGAACTGAAATATTCAGATCCAATGGAGAATATCTCTGTCATTCTCAGTGCTAAGCATGGAACAATATTTCTATCACCTATGTCAATGCAGTTTTGGCAGCCAATATGGAGTGAATTTTGTGTGACTAAAGGTGACGAGAAAGGTACCAATTTGAGCATTGAAGGACGTTTAGAAGTAATCAATTTCGCCCTTCAATCGATTAAATATCTTGGGTATTAATCACTGAGTTCGATTGCAAGTTTTCTGTTTTAGCTGCACTTAAATGAATGTTTGTTGTTATTCATGTTGATGCATGTTCGGACATGAGTACAAGGATATGACTTCTCAAGAACCCTCAAATACACGAGTCCTTGTAACATCGTTCGCCCTTTTACGAATTTCTAACATTTGTAGTGGAAAAAGGCATGCATGAATTATCAGAAACTTGTTTTAACTCATTTGTATTCTTTGGATTAAACCAGGAACGGGAACTTTTCTGGAAACGATACCCTTCGAGTTTCGGCCAGGAATAGAAATGGAGTCAATGACTTGGATGTACAAGTTGTAGTGGATCCCATTAATGATCCTCCATATGTTAATGTTCCTGAATTCATCGTGTTGAATAACACTCGGGGTGAATCTTTGTTGTTCGACACAGAAACAGACCAGTTTCAGTTCTCCATTGGTGATCCAGATATTCTTAACTTCCCTGGTAAGTTCTGAAGTGCATGAACTAGGACTAGGACGCTAAAAAATATCTAAATAATCTACGAAGTCCGGATCCATTACTTTTCAATccattattattcaatttaacttTTACAGACACTTACAAAAATGGTTGTCACGATTCGTGAGTGGATATTACATATATGAACGATAATGGTGAATCATTGAACTGTAGTAGATAAGGTCCGAACTTGATAATTTGTGCTTAGTCATCTATATGCCAAACTATTAGTTAAGATCAAGTTAACTTTCTTCAGCTTTAAGGagctaaatatattcaaataacAGCCCTTAGTTACTTGATAGCGAAGCAACAATGTTGCAAAGGTATGCCGTtccaattttcttaatttttattgaattatctGTATCTTACACTCACATTACAGGGGATGAGCCCGGCTTTGACTTGGCGCTTTCAATGGAAGTGAGTGATGGGTTTTTGCTAGCAACGCTACCAGCTTCCCTTATCAGTTCAACCGAACTGAAGCTGAAGTACAGTTATCAATGGCAACCGCTTCAAACATATGTTACCATATCAAAACAGTTCATGGTCAAAGCCATGGGAATAAGATTCCGAGCATCGCTCAACGATTGCAATACTGTCATGCAACAATTATCCTACCATGTAAGTACTTGATCATATTTTGCAGTTAAGCATATATGAAAGGATTGAATTAATCATCTCATCGCATCTGATCTTTCAGGGTGGCGAACATGGCAGTGCGGTTTTAACAGTGAAATTAAGCGATTTAGGCCACCATGGATGTTATTCAGATTGTGTTGATAGGGTAACAAAGGCTTTGGTCGCTGAGGCTACTGTAAATCTGATCAGAAGGAAACCAATGAGCTCATTGGCAGTTCATAGTAAGTTCCTAAACTATTCCAATTTGGGATTTAAATTGCTCTCGAATCGCATTGTGCATTGAATGGTTGATTTTGGTGGTGGCAGCTCTTGAAACAGTCATAGTGATTGAATTTCTTTTGCTACTTTCACTTGGATTCATGATTGTGTTCTTCACATGCAAATGTGCAATTCTGCTTGTGAAAGAGAAAAGGAGAGAAAATCCCTGTATTTCTGAGCTATCAAGACATCAAAATATCCAGACAGAACCTGTAAGTAAAACAAGCTTGCCATTTCAACAATCTAGAGATATCTTGTAATAATTCAAAAGTTTTGGTCCTACATTTTTATGTGATGATTGATGAATTTGCAGCAAAGGATGATGGGATTCAGCTCCGAGGGTGTTGCTCAAGCCCCTTTAAATGCATTAATTAgctaattaaatttgaaaattttaattgattaaattgaaaataaagtgATGTAAACTTGACATGCAAATAGCACATGGGATATGCCATAGTCGTCGGGCATCTTTTGACAATGGTCCTACATTCACCAATCCAAGCGGCTCTCAAAAATATGGTCAACCGACACATAAATGGttgcactttaattatttcaaaagtGCAAATCTTATGATATGCAAAAGTAATAGCAAatctataaaatattaaataatctaCCACcgaaatattcttttttttttcattttttggggGAAAGGATTGAGTAAAATTTGATGTTAGTTTGGACAGAAAATTAACACTCTTTTACCATTatatttgtcgaaaccatttttaaatcgagttttagaaaatgggaatcgactttaagaaaaacgagaacgggagtcgccaccaatcttttaggtgtgattggatcacctttaaaatattttgttttaaaatcattagttttggtctacgaaagttgagaaaacggattcgggagtcggttacgtacgaggaagggttagcaccctcgtaacgctcaaaaattggtacctaattgattatcaagtgtctttaatgtcggaaatttgaaagttttaagatgtaatccccttaaaaaaattacagttcacttgtatcaaataaatcaaaatatcacatccaataagttaggatgcAATATTTTAAAGACATTCGAAACTCAGCTAGCCTTTTTGAAAATCCCTATcttgaaacaacaaaacgccatatccagtaagtttggacacaacgctttgaaatttcAAGACAGTTGCtcatattttgaaaaccttaaaaacttagaagggtgctttactattcgaactcaacgagaaaaactgtaacccagtaagttagggtaccaTCATTCTCGAAACTTCCaaataccaagcattgccttttttatttgaaaactttggaatcTCTTTTTTATTGATATGTAAAGAATCATACACATTGTAACATATAAGAAAGAATATTGCAATAATAAAACATGCATCTAAACAATATGTTAGcaataacataaaaatcatacgttagatacatacatataataaatATAGCAAATCTTAACAATATACGTACAAAGCTattcatagcatatattgaagatgaataagcaaaacatacaaacatacaaagtaataattaatttaaaaaatgatgcatgatatataaaaaaatagtaatataatatcaatgtacatgttcataaaatacaacatcacataataattgtaaaataaaatttaatacataaatgatatatacaatataaaaatatataaaagaattagtatatataaaaaaatataaaataaagtgagtaattgttaacaaaatatacatacaatacaaaaaaaatatgatatttaataatgataatttacaaattttagaattataaatAATAGAATGAATAATGtgaaacataaataatataatagatgATATACGATATAcatgatatataatataatatatatacatacatagaaaatatatatttgaaaataaactatataaaaaggttaaatattataatatataaaatacataatcaaatgtataaaagacaggaataaatatacatatttgaaaaatgaagaaattaaaataaaaaatgttgaaaaactaagatagacgaagaataaaataagaacaaaccacagagagtaagaacgcaagagggagagaaatttgaatgAATGCTcccaagaattcttattgcttcccaaaactcaagtgtgctacaatgaagggagaggcatctatttatagttaagcctccccaaatccaacggtacagatcaattacatcaacggttaagattaaaggatatctacaaattaaatctccaagattacaagatcatatcttcaagattgcacatcatatctaagattgcatatcatatctaagattgtatcatatctaagattgcatatcatgtctaagattgcatatctttaaagattatatttccaaatgagtcaagctcatagatggaccttcaatcttttcaagtaatgggccatttcgattgggccaaattatatgtttgtaattttgtattaGACTtggaccttttttttttttttgaaattatttctgggcccgggcaaaattgagtgtctacaataTTAGTGGGGTTTTTTGCCAAAAATTATGCTAGAAACAAGTTAATTCCaccaatttaatttatatatttaattttgaaattaataaataaaatttatatttttatattttgaatgagtttatttaaacattgtaattttatttatcaaaattatatatataaaaatattttttatttaaaaatattgatcTGACTAATTTTGTTGTTAAAGTTAACGATgtcaaatgtaaaataaattttttaatctttaatatttatagttttttttttcaatttgatccttaccctttaaaagtattttaaaattttaaaaataatttttttcatatttaaaataaaacataaaaattaaaaatgatatatttttaaaaataaaaaattatgaaaaactaaactctttaaaattcaaaaaataaaaataatagaagtataaaaaatccaaaattcaaTATTATCTAAATTGGTCTGGACTGGCCAATTGAACCAAGAATCGACTGGGATATCGGTTCGGTGAGAGTTGAAAAAATGATTAACTCGTGAATCGCCACGAACTGGTTAACTCGAGCTAAAAAATCGATtcatcaattgattcccaaatcgATCGATCTGACcaattcaatcaaataaattattaaaaactaacaaatatttaaaatatataaaaaatggttCAACCGTTTTTTTAGCCCAGTTTAATCAATTCGTACCGATTCATGGGTTAATCAATTTTTTACCTCTCATTAAACTGATACACTAGATGGTTCTTGTTCCAACCAGTCTGTATCGGATCATGGGTCAATCATTTTTTTCCCTCTCACCAAACTAATAACTCAGCCAGTTCTTGATCTAATCAGTCCAGTTCAATTTAGGTAACattgaaatttagaatttttattttttatttttttaaattttaaagagtttttgttttctataattttttattttaaaaaatattttttaaaattatagattttttattttttattttaattaaaatatgaaaaaattaaaattttttatgtacttttaaatggtaatgactaaattgacaaaaaaaaactataaatgtccaagactaaaaaaattattttacctttaaaattgttaactttaatggaaaaattaaacggaggggtcaaaatttttaaataaataaagtacaatgactcaatgtctcaaaattaaaatcaaaattaaaatataggagctaaattttaaatttcaaaaaactaTAGGGCCCTTTAGCATAttttttaaacctaaaattttcagctccaattttaaaattttgtgatttttttcaaatatacttttaagattttgtaaattttttttatattttaaacaacAATAAAATTGAATTGTTCGTATtcaacataatttaaaatctttCTCGAAGCCTGATAGACATATCGAAAACTGCTTGAAGAGTGCTAATTTATATGTGACATCTactatgataaattttaatataataatagaattACTTTCTAATTTGTTGAAAAGATGAAGacaaaaaatacatatattttattttctatagaAGAAACAACATATGTCGCTTTAATAATTAACATTCAAAACAACGAATAAATAATAATCGTAGCTAATAACATCAACACGGCGTCACAATCTTACCACGTTGCATCTGTGTACTAATTCTCGTTGTCCATGTTGCTCGAGTGTCAtcaattatcataaaaataatttttttatatttcattttgttacttaaaaagaaaaagatttttcTAAATTCCTTGTGGATGCATCAttctcatttatttttaaaaatatatattaaatattattttatttcttaaaatttatttttaaattcctgGATTGTCAcggattaattatttttaaacaaatagtgaaattctatttttagatttttgaattttcattaataattttatttaattttttaaaaattataataatataaactattaaaatgataaaattatattttttctattacaaaaattataatttaattttggtcctttaaaaaaaattagtttcgcTCATGTAAACatgtataaatgtttaaaattcCATGCTGTCTTAATAAGCTTAtgtgtaaattttcattttgttccGTTTTGTCCTAATGTGTTTTTCTCTTTGAAAATTAACGAATGTATTGATTTGTATTATTCACTTTTTTTATTTgcatttaattatcattaaaaatttataaataagatAATGttctaacaaaataataattttgggatacCGTGAAGGTGCCGTTAGGACATTCGATAATAATTTGTCGTAAAAGAATATTCTTTTTCATAATGAAACAAAAGTTTTTAGTTACAAGTTTCCATCAAGATGTCGTTTTCTTTTAAACATTTGATTAAATGATATCGTTTTTTTAAAACAAGTGTGTGGGGGGTATTAATATCTTCTCTACACGTAACCCTACTTTCGAACTTGATTTCTATTTTGCAGATTAAAAATTATctttgtaatatattttaatttaattttaaatttttattaaaaaaatgcgTTTTAAAATGATAAACCACATTTAATCAAATAAGATTGATGACGACACCATATTTTTTAAATGTGGTCTAGTAGACCTAAAAATAGTAACCACATCAtacataaacatattttaaagtGAGATAGGTagtaattaatttaacttatttttatttatctaaaatcgtattttaatttaattatatttagtaattattttacATGCTTTTATTGTGAAAAATAAGGATTGTAtgcgttttgatattttcatttttatttaccaaacatgattttttttatatttttaaaaattaaagaatcaaaattattttttaaaattttttttttgaactaaaCAAAAATAgattatgaaatattaaaaagTCAATCATTCGTAGTTAAATATATAATCACTAAATCACTCATAAACTAAAAATGAAGCATTGATTCCaataaaggcaaaaaaaaaaaagacaagttGAAGAGTTCATTAGTTTTGCAGAAATGAACCAAAAATGGAGGACCAAATCATGTCATCCAttaaaagcttttaaaacaaactTATCAAACACTTCTGTCTGTGTGCACAACCCAAGAAGATGATAAACAGagcttaaaagaaaaagaaaaaaaaactagcttAGCCCCAAAAAAATATGATGGGTTAAGTGACCAAATATATGGGTAAAGAAGAAGTAGAAACCCTATGTTGTTGTTGCTCCATGTTAAGTTCCCTAAGACTAATATAAGGAGTCGAAATTCCAGTCAAAGGGCCTGAAGATGGTCGGCTACTGGTTCGATAAGGAGTGGTTGAACCATTATTGCTGGTCTCAATCATGTAAATTGGTCCTGAATTCGATGCCCTTAAAGCTTTAGCCTTTGCTCGATTGTCATGTTGATTATTGCTATTTGGAGACCATTTTTTCCAGTTGAAGAACAAGAGAGCATTTCTCCACCAATATTTCTTCGTTTTAGACTTTGGGTCGTCTTTAGAGATGGGTTTTTCGAGCTTGAACTGTAGTGAATCAATGAAGTCTCGCGTCCCTTTCTTGTGCTTCCTTGCTTGTTCCAAAACCTGAAAAAACAATAACAGGGTCAGTAAAGAAAGAAGCAGAGAGAGATGAGAGGGAGAGTTTTTAAACCTGGAAATAGTGGAATTGGGGGTCGAAGCCATAATCACTGAAGTGGTGAGGCTCAGGCATTGGAAAGATTGGTGATTTGTTTGACATTGTTGCTGAAAAAAGTTCAATCTTTTTGCAGCTTATCTTTGTGAAAGTTAAACGAAGAATAAAAAAGGGAACAACTCTGATCTTTTGGGGCTCAAGGGGGAATGGCCGTTGGGAAATGACAAAGTACAAAGCCCTAGTAAATGCCAATAACTACcagattttagggtttttttttttttaaatccagcaatttattttatttggtctCATAGGATAGGCAATGGGCTGTTTGGATTGATTTTGCACATGACTCGCTATTGATTGGttctatttcaaaatttaaggttttttattttattttattttatttaataaggttGATGCAAGATTTGAATTTATAGGACTGGAAGCGATAGGCTGAATAAATAGGGTGATAAAAGCTACAAAGTTGCTAGGGAggattagaaattaattttaaatttttagggattaaaatataattttattattttttaatttgtacttttacaaaatttaaagAGATTAAGTGATAGTTATCATTTTTAGACGACCAAGAATCCTACTTAGACCGATTATGGACTGAGTCACTCGCTTAGGTTTGAAGACTAATTCGAAAAGTGAGAggatttaggtaaaaatataagtTCGGAAAATGAGATCGGacaaaaaaatactcattttttaaatggtttgggccTTAGATAGGATTTTTTTACTGTCATTCcgctattatattgttactattttattgttattgtttgtatattatataacttttgttttattgttaattttgctaatattttagagatatttattgttatttaagtataaaaatttttttaatatatttttaatttggtaagaaacatttattttaacttttttaatatatttgatatattatattttttataaaatttatttttatataaaaataatttaaaaaaattaatgcagGTTAAGTTGGgctcaaatttaacatttttaatataggtcggctttaaataaaattttaagcttattttttttAGGTTGAACCCAACGTAATTCTAAATTCTTGCATCAACCGAAACCTGACCTGTCCCTACTTATGATGATATCTACTTCTACCCACCACTCTCGTAGCCACTGTTGTAGGGCAGAAGAGTGTTTTTAAGTTTGATCTTAGATTGGTTTCTACTCATATAAGATGGGGTTTTATATGAGGAATGTGGAGTCTAATGGTAGTCCACAACATGAGAATCCTATTGCATAGGCTCTGGCGTATAACAACGGATGTAAATAGCCATAGCTGAGCTTAATAGGTTAGTTATGATGGTTTTTGGTTCAAGCAACCCCTTCTTGGGCGAGGCCCGTCCTACTTTCGGCAAGCTAGCTTTTAGCGATGGGTCAGGTCTTCTTCAAGCAGACTATTTTAGCTAGAATTGAGGTGAGGCAGAGTTTTTGTTGGGTGAGGTTCTTTGGCCGGATTTGTACTAGTGTaataaagtgtatatatattctaaacttttatataaaaagaaagtaataaaaacatgtataatgtaattctaaaattaaaacattttaattattttttttgaatg encodes:
- the LOC107933197 gene encoding uncharacterized protein; protein product: MSNKSPIFPMPEPHHFSDYGFDPQFHYFQVLEQARKHKKGTRDFIDSLQFKLEKPISKDDPKSKTKKYWWRNALLFFNWKKWSPNSNNQHDNRAKAKALRASNSGPIYMIETSNNGSTTPYRTSSRPSSGPLTGISTPYISLRELNMEQQQHRVSTSSLPIYLVT